The following proteins are co-located in the Manihot esculenta cultivar AM560-2 chromosome 9, M.esculenta_v8, whole genome shotgun sequence genome:
- the LOC110623468 gene encoding vacuolar cation/proton exchanger 3, producing MASSQEPGLLERGNLKGLSKELRHGRTAHNMSSSSLRKKSDLTLVSKLRCGLLRSFLTNLQEVILGTKLSVLFPAIPLAIVAECYGFGRPWIFALSLLGLIPLAERLSFLTEQVAYYTGPTVGGLLNATCGNATELIIAIFALSQHKIEVVKYSLLGSIISNLLLVLGTSLFCGGIANLRREQKYDRKQADVNILLLLLALLCHILPLLFRISGASAALTAVPTLQLSRASSIIMLLAYIAYIIFQLVTHRQLFEAPEELEDGDDVISDEAPVMGFWSGIAWLVGMTAIIAVLSEYVVGTIEAASDSWGLSISFISIILLPIVGNAAEHAGAVIFAFKNKLDISLGVALGSATQISMFVVPMCVIVAWIMGIKMDLNFNLLETGNLALAIIATAFALQDGTSHYLKGLALLLFYFVMGACFFVSKAPFNQGNIINLGVETASAGAVLTA from the exons ATGGCTTCGTCGCAGGAACCTGGGCTTCTTGAGCGTGGCAACCTTAAGGGTCTAAGCAAGGAGCTGCGACATGGCCGTACTGCTCACAACATGTCTTCCTCTTCTCTGCGCAAAAAATCTGACCTCACTCTCGTTTCTAAGCTTCGATGTGGATTGCTTAGAAGCTTTTTGACTAATCTTCAAGAAGTCATTTTAGGGACTAAACTTTCTGTTCTTTTTCCTGCTATTCCACTCGCCATTGTTGCTGAGTGTTATGGCTTTGGAAGA CCGTGGATTTTCGCTCTGAGCTTACTGGGTCTTATTCCTCTTGCCGAACGACTCAGCTTTTTGACAGA GCAAGTTGCTTACTACACTGGTCCAACAG TTGGAGGACTCCTGAATGCAACATGTGGCAATGCCACGGAGCTCATAATAGCTATCTTCGCACTAAGCCAACACAAGATAGAGGTGGTGAAATATTCTCTGTTGGGTTCCATAATCTCGAATCTGCTTCTAGTCCTTGGGACCTCTCTCTTCTGTGGTGGGATTGCAAACCTTAGAAGAGAGCAAAAATATGATAGA AAACAAGCTGATGTAAATATACTGCTTCTGCTCCTGGCATTGTTGTGCCACATCCTGCCACTTCTGTTTCGAATTTCTGGCGCCTCCGCTGCTCTCACCGCCGTCCCAACACTCCAGTTGTCAAGAGCAAGTAGCATTATAATGCTTCTTGCATACATTGCATACATCATCTTCCAATTAGTGACCCACAGGCAATTGTTTGAAGCACCAGAG GAATTGGAGGATGGTGATGATGTGATCTCAGATGAAGCGCCTGTTATGGGATTCTGGAGCGGAATTGCTTGGCTTGTGGGGATGACTGCTATTATAGCTGTGTTATCAGAATATGTTGTGGGAACAATAGAG GCCGCTTCTGATTCTTGGGGCCTCTCTATTAGCTTCATTAGTATCATCTTGCTACCAATCGTAGGAAATGCAGCAGAACATGCTGGAGCAGTCATATTTGCTTTTAAGAACAAGTTG GATATATCTTTAGGCGTTGCTTTGGGTTCTGCAACTCAAATTTCTATGTTTGTG GTTCCAATGTGTGTGATTGTTGCCTGGATAATGGGTATTAAGATGGATCTTAATTTCAATCTCCTTGAGACTGGCAATCTTGCTCTAGCAATCATCGCTACAGCCTTCGCTTTACAG GATGGTACTTCTCATTACTTGAAAGGATTGGCGTTGCTGCTGTTCTACTTCGTCATGGGAGCATGCTTTTTCGTATCCAAAGCACCATTTA ACCAAGGAAATATCATCAATTTAGGAGTCGAGACAGCATCTGCAGGTGCAGTCCTCACAGCATAG